The following proteins come from a genomic window of Bactrocera tryoni isolate S06 chromosome 1, CSIRO_BtryS06_freeze2, whole genome shotgun sequence:
- the LOC120782441 gene encoding uncharacterized protein LOC120782441 gives MLQIIALLLTTLPYIYGQSAERMEADNRVYIGDFTQPPYSMGKADNRIAYPYHNNYLSFPPNNDNGYQPFNPHSGPTTMPNQQTPTLGGYGGWNGHFNYAPFNALQGYNNFGITRSIAVGMSSNANFVPVTHSTHQPIMDGLHTSIGAALGGSMNGMSTYPANGHYKGYYPYNSLGILQSYM, from the exons ATGCTGCAAATAATTGCG cTTTTGCTCACAACACTACCCTACATCTACGGACAAAGTGCAGAACGCATGGAAGCAGATAATCGTGTTTATATAGGTGATTTCACGCAGCCGCCCTATAGTATGGGCAAGGCAGACAATAGAATTGCATATCCTTACCACAACAACTATCTCAGTTTTCCGCCCAACAACGACAACGGTTATCAGCCGTTCAATCCCCATAGTGGACCTACAACAATGCCCAACCAACAAACACCAACTCTTGGTGGATATGGGGGCTGGAATGGCCACTTTAACTATGCACCCTTTAATGCCTTGCAAGGTTACAACAATTTTGGCATAACAAGATCAATTGCAGTCGGCATGTCTAGCAATGCCAACTTCGTCCCCGTAACCCACAGCACTCATCAGCCGATCATGGATGGGCTGCATACGAGTATAGGCGCGGCTCTAGGCGGCAGCATGAATGGCATGTCTACCTATCCGGCTAACGGTCACTATAAAGGCTACTATCCGTACAACTCGCTGGGTATTTTACAGTCATATATGTAA
- the LOC120766193 gene encoding uncharacterized PE-PGRS family protein PE_PGRS3, protein MRSFILITLLLALTCAFTRAQLSFPGTQQAFGGNNRYPRNPAQQSAYGITNPNSIDSAGSRYPTQSGLGNAGYGAVSSSLPGQAGIGASPPSAANGNPNSRILGLLGGGGGGGGGLFSNLIGALTGRNRPGGAGGAGGFGGGAYPYPLPVPYPGYSPYGPPSPYGGGFGYPGFGGGYYG, encoded by the exons ATGAGATCCTTT ATCCTCATAACGCTACTTTTGGCGCTCACCTGCGCGTTTACGCGTGCACAATTGAGTTTTCCTGGAACGCAACAGGCATTTGGTGGCAACAACCGTTACCCCAGAAATCCTGCACAACAATCAGCATACGGCATAACTAATCCTAATAGCATTGACAGTGCTGGCAGCCGTTATCCCACTCAATCTGGCCTAGGTAATGCTGGATATGGCGCTGTAAGTAGCAGTTTACCTGGTCAAGCGGGTATTGGTGCATCGCCACCAAGCGCAGCTAATGGCAATCCTAACAGCCGTATATTGGGTCTACTCGGCGGTGGCGGAGGCGGCGGCGGCGGTCTCTTTAGCAATCTTATTGGCGCTTTAACCGGCCGTAATCGTCCAGGAGGTGCTGGTGGTGCTGGAGGTTTTGGCGGTGGCGCCTATCCATATCCACTACCGGTTCCATATCCTGGATATTCACCTTACGGTCCACCATCACCTTATGGTGGTGGTTTCGGCTATCCTGGCTTTGGTGGTGGTTATTATGGTTAA
- the LOC120782432 gene encoding glycine-rich protein 3-like: MASYLLKLAIACTLIAVLHAAPAPKPASAQARTFGGLGLGAAFGLGGFGGYGGYGGYPGYYGGYPGGYGGYYGRPGFGGGYYPGYGGGYGGIGNYGGSYSQSQSQSQSHSQSGYYNGGYGGFGNGFFG, translated from the exons atggctAGTTAT CTGCTGAAACTTGCAATCGCCTGCACACTTATCGCCGTGCTGCATGCTGCGCCTGCGCCGAAACCAGCTAGCGCTCAAGCGCGCACTTTCGGCGGCTTGGGTCTGGGTGCCGCATTTGGTTTAGGTGGTTTTGGTGGTTATGGTGGATACGGTGGCTACCCTGGCTACTACGGCGGTTATCCAGGCGGTTATGGCGGCTATTATGGTCGACCAGGCTTCGGTGGCGGCTATTATCCCGGCTATGGTGGCGGTTATGGCGGCATTGGCAATTATGGTGGCTCCTACAGCCAATCGCAGTCACAGAGTCAGTCGCATAGTCAAAGTGGTTACTACAATGGTGGCTATGGTGGTTTCGGAAATGGTTTCTTTGGTTAA
- the LOC120782806 gene encoding uncharacterized protein LOC120782806 has translation MFLLQRLIIALAHVLLTLVVLCACAPQSYYASNSYSTRSASPYRANPYRRAGYSPYRDYNREYYDALRQRRLRALADSYKGVYNSISSSTSSRGDSGTSSKTQRYYSSSRLPISAATISASKNDSNGSTSTSLYVSNSNEPYSSKYNRYDAYASDSKRATNSASSATLNKQQDASVNGNSKPRVSKADEENAKFAGIRNQEAEEENTKTLSHLKRKKLRRCFPFGRDAQGDEVTPPPAEQGRLLWDLNVYNIYNGGGYPPPIYGDSGGCGGLGGGLGGVGGLASAFAGGGGFGGGGLLSDPIAAAYAPPNRLNNFLQLFAPGILQNALAATARPSLLRPQADTNASEANDLANDPDIDPAYTPVAARPPPVRRPNRVYYDSAGAAPVTPAQLVGGVATTVNGIIQQLTGNVQPVYPGYRSLSYGK, from the exons ATGTTCTTGCTACAACGGTTAATAATCGCGCTTGCGCACGTGTTACTCACGTTGGTGGTGCTATGCGCCTGCGCGCCCCAAAGCTATTATGCCTCAAACTCTTATTCAACCCGCTCAGCATCACCATATCGCGCGAATCCTTATCGGCGCGCCGGCTATTCACCTTATCGGGACTATAACCGCGAGTATTATGACGCGTTGCGACAACGACGCCTGCGCGCGCTGGCCGACAGCTACAAAGGCGTTTACAATAGCATCAGCTCCAGCACCAGCAGCCGTGGCGACAGCGGCACGAGCAGCAAAACACAGCGCTACTACTCCTCCTCACGTTTGCCCATCTCCGCAGCCACCATAAGCGCCAGCAAAAACGATAGCAACGGCAGCACAAGCACCAGCCTTTACGTTAGCAACAGCAATGAACCGTATAGCAGTAAATACAACAGATACGACGCCTACGCATCCGATAGTAAGCGCGCTACGAACAGCGCTTCGAGCGCAACATTAAATAAGCAGCAGGATGCAAGCGTCAACGGTAACAGTAAACCGCGCGTTAGCAAAGCTGATGAGGAGAATGCAAAATTTGCTGGTATTCGAAATCAAGAAGCCGAAGAGGAGAACACAAAAACCTTGTCGCATTTGAAGCGTAAGAAGCTACGTCGCTGCTTTCCGTTTGGTCGCGACGCACAGGGCGATGAAGTGACACCGCCACCAGCGGAGCAAGGACGTTTACTTTGGGATTTGAATgtctataatatttataatggcGGTGGTTATCCTCCGCCTATATATGGTGACAGTGGTGGTTGCGGTGGACTTGGTGGCGGTTTGGGCGGCGTTGGTGGTTTGGCTAGCGCTTTTGCCGGCGGTGGGGGTTTTGGCGGCGGTGGTTTGCTCTCCGATCCGATTGCTGCCGCTTATGCGCCACCCAATAGATTGAATAATTTCCTACAGCTATTTGCTCCTGGAATTTTGCAGAATGCTTTAGCGGCGACAGCGCGTCCATCCCTTCTCAGACCACAAGCAGATACGAACGCGAGTGAGGCTAACGATTTGGCTAATGATCCGGACATTGACCCTGCCTATACTCCTGTCGCAGCCAGACCACCGCCGGTGAGAAGACCTAACAGGGTTTACTATGATTCGGCGGGTGCG GCTCCCGTAACACCTGCCCAATTGGTAGGCGGTGTAGCCACCACTGTAAACGGTATCATACAACAACTCACTGGCAATGTTCAGCCAGTATACCCGGGTTATAGGTCGCTAAGTTATGGAAAGTAA
- the LOC120774788 gene encoding serine/arginine-rich splicing factor 4 — translation MSASISKIHVTSSTGLSLNERFTAVQDRRREVPERVLRPTRDTSVANRRLLQQLARRHKMQAALKLKRRSMRPIGGSVAMRRGTIKALRVAANGKPIRTNSLTTVATMEADLISNNQRNLNRSLRRANSVSNRLGRPLVGGAAQRIAQRRLQRALPGAIIPHEMQRRGRSRSRSRAPVEIINLTRSRSRSLGRSLPTGAQVRGRSRSRVRSRSRVNAVSRTNIPVKARLGVRPGAIAGRRRSQSAVRGVAQGRIQRRRNSNVAAGVAGRTANAGRQRGRTMTRNANAIVSTAGRSRSRTRNGVQARAQSRARSRTRGGSVVGQRNVGSAQGGRIRGRSQQRRGGRGAIAQRNGKTNGNKNGQQQQQQQRRGRSRSRGGRGGRNQGKTAKPEVDKDKLDKELDQYMATTRTENSDFLLRN, via the exons ATGTCGGCATCAATAAGTAAAATTCATGTCACCAGCTCGACCGGTTTGTCATTGAATGAACGCTTTACGGCAGTGCAGGATCGCCGCCGTGAAGTACCAGAACGCGTTTTGCGACCAACTCGCGACACATCTGTCGCAAATCGTCGTCTATTGCAGCAGCTAGCTAGAAGACATAAAATGCAAGCAGCACTTAAATTGAAACGC AGAAGCATGCGACCCATTGGAGGAAGTGTAGCTATGAGACGCGGCACTATCAAGGCCTTGCGTGTAGCAGCTAATGGAAAACCGATCCGTACCAACAGCCTGACCACCGTTGCAAC AATGGAAGCCGATTTGATTTCGAACAATCAACGCAACTTAAACAGATCCCTCCGTCGAGCGAATTCCGTTTCGAACCGTTTGGGCCGCCCACTAGTAGGTGGTGCTGCTCAGCGTATTGCCCAGCGACGTTTACAACGTGCATTGCCCGGTGCAATCATACCGCATGAAATGCAAAGGCGTGGCCGTTCACGCAGTCGTTCTAGGGCGCCCGTGGAGATTATAAATTTAACCCGTAGTCGTTCACGCAGCCTAGGACGTTCGCTACCAACAGGCGCTCAAGTTCGTGGTCGTTCCCGCTCACGTGTACGTTCACGCAGTCGTGTCAATGCTGTCTCCAGAACCAATATACCAGTAAAAGCCCGCTTGGGTGTCCGTCCTGGAGCTATTGCTGGCCGTCGTCGTAGCCAAAGTGCTGTACGCGGCGTAGCACAAGGGCGCATACAGCGTCGACGCAATTCAAATGTTGCTGCTGGAGTTGCTGGACGTACAGCTAACGCTGGGCGCCAACGGGGAAG AACAATGACTAGAAACGCAAACGCCATAGTAAGCACGGCTGGCCGCTCACGTTCACGCACACGTAATGGCGTACAGGCACGCGCCCAATCGCGTGCACGCTCACGTACTCGTGGGGGATCTGTTGTGGGTCAGCGCAATGTAGGATCGGCTCAAGGTGGTCGCATACGTGGCCGTAGTCAACAACGGCGTGGAGGACGTGGTGCAATAGCACAAAGAAATGGTAAAACTAATGGTAATAAGAAtggacagcaacaacaacagcagcagcgacgTGGTCGTAGTCGCAGCCGTGGTGGACGCGGTGGCCGCAATCAAG gTAAGACTGCTAAACCAGAGGTTGATAAGGATAAGCTCGACAAGGAGCTGGACCAATATATGGCGACAACAAGAACTGAAAACAGTGACTTTCTGCTAAGGAATTAG
- the LOC120782577 gene encoding adenosine 3'-phospho 5'-phosphosulfate transporter 1 encodes MAKMVPDVVICGFVITALLVIHFFSDILRLSLGGYYTHATLSQLVESHSNKEYSWLLKLMANCFGYSCVFVPGYLIYKYVGSTKYLERSEKTCIYTAVSMCITGTPGTELDYSESMERKPMEPLPSTTGAKTRTKSQETLLLGWCFGGLMISYLTWGVLQEKIMTQQYFNSDGQPSHFKDSQFLVFCNRLSAFTCAMVTLRLKRPAGRHCTPLYKYSFASFSNIMSAWFQYEALKFVSFPTQVLAKACKIIPVMLMGKIISKNKYDWYEYVSAILISLGMIFFMTGSASGTKASNVTTFTGIFLLTMYLTCDSFTANWQDDLFKHYEMSSLQMMAGVNLFSTIFTATSLWVQGGFMDSLAFASEHPKFIIDALTISMCSAVGQLFIFYTISVFGAVVFTIIMTLRQAFAILLSCLIYKHKISVLGIFGILVVFFAVFMRSYGKQRMKAIRKRAEAHKPKMAA; translated from the exons ATGGCGAAAATGGTTCCAGACGTCGTAATTTG CGGTTTTGTTATTACCGCGCTCCTGGTGATACACTTCTTTTCGGACATTTTGCGCCTCTCTTTAGGCGGCTACTATACACATGCGACACTCTCGCAGCTCGTGGAGTCCCATTCCAATAAGGAGTATTCTTGGTTGTTGAAACTGATGGCCAATTGTTTTGGCTATAGTTGTGTTTTTGTACCTGGTTAtcttatttacaaatatgttgGAAGCACAAAATACTTGGAACGGAGTG AGAAAACATGCATATACACTGCGGTTAGCATGTGCATCACTGGCACTCCCGGCACTGAGCTCGACTACTCCGAATCCATGGAGCGCAAACCAATGGAACCATTGCCATCAACAACTGGTGCAAAAACCCGTACGAAATCTCAAGAGACTTTGCTGCTAGGCTGGTGTTTTGGTGGGCTTATGATCTCATATCTAACGTGGGGTGTGCTGCAGGAAAAAATCATGACACAACAATATTTCAATTCCGATGGTCAACCATCACATTTCAAAGACTCACAATTTCTTGTCTTTTGCAATCGTTTATCTGCGTTTACATGTGCTATGGTCACATTACGCCTTAAGCGTCCAGCCGGTCGTCATTGTACACCACTCTATAAGTACTCATTTGCATCTTTCTCGAATATAATGAGTGCTTGGTTCCAATATGAAGCCCTCAAATTTGTCAGCTTTCCCACGCAAGTGCTGGCGAAGGCATGCAAAATCATACCTGTGATGTTAATGGGTAAAATCatatcaaaaaacaaatacGATTGGTATGAATACGTATCAgctatattgatatcattaggAATGATATTTTTCATGACCGGTTCGGCAAGTGGCACCAAGGCGAGCAACGTGACCACATTCACGGGCATTTTTCTGCTCACCATGTACTTAACTTGTGACAGCTTCACAGCGAATTGGCAGGATGACCTATTCAAACACTATGAAATGTCATCACTGCAAATGATGGCTGGTGTGAATCTCTTCTCCACCATATTTACAGCGACATCGCTATGGGTACAAGGCGGTTTCATGGATTCACTGGCGTTTGCCAGTGAG CATCCCAAATTCATAATTGACGCACTCACAATATCAATGTGCTCGGCTGTGggtcaattatttattttttatacaatatcaGTGTTTGGCGCAGTTGTATTTACGATCATCATGACATTACGGCAG GCCTTTGCTATATTGCTTTCGTGTTTAATctacaaacacaaaatatcGGTACTGGGTATTTTCGGCATATTGGTTGTGTTCTTTGCGGTCTTCATGCGTTCCTATGGCAAACAACGCATGAAAGCCATACGTAAGCGTGCGGAGGCGCATAAGCCGAAAATGGCAGCGTAG